Genomic window (Vampirovibrionales bacterium):
ACAAAATAGAAATACATTAGCAGCAATACCATAATAAAGACCACTCTGATCCCGATCACAAGCCCGATTTGGCGAAGCGGCTTCTTTGGGGGGAAAATATCAGCCCAGAAAGCCCGCCACCAGAAAGTATTGCGATGACATCCGGCCTGTTTATTACCTTTGAAGGCGTCGACGGCTGCGGCAAATCGACCCAATTAGCGCACTGCGACGCGTGGCTGCGCGCCGAAGGGCACGACGTCCTGCTGACCCGAAATCCCGGCGGGACGGCGCTTGGGACTGAGATTCGGCGGATTTTACTGCACCATCCGGGATACGTGTCGCCGACGGCTGAATTGCTTCTGTACATCGCCGATCGCGCCCAGCACATGGACGAATGCGTCGCCCCGGCGCTGCAAGCCGGGCGTATTATCCTATGCGATCGTTACCACGACTCGACGCTCGCTTATCAGGGCTTTGGGCGCGGGCTTGATATCAGCGAGATTACCCAGCTCAACGCGCTAGCCACTCACGGACGCGCGCCGGACCTGACGTTTCTGTTTGACGGACCGCCAGAAGCCCTTCGCCAGCGCGTCGCCAACCGAGGCGCTGCGGATCGGCTGGAATCTGAACAATTGGCCTTCTATGAGCGCGTCGCCCAAGGCTTTCGGACGCTGGCAGCTCAGGAACCCCAGCGGTTTGTGACATTGGACGCCCGCGAGTCCATTGAGACGCTTCAGGCGGCCGTGGCAGAAGCCGTTCGAAGGCGATTACCGATTCAGGCCACGCGCGCCAAGGTATCCGACGAGTCGCCCGCTTAGAAACAGGCCGCCATCGCACGAACGGCGGGATGCTCGCCCGTCAGCGCCCCCGGCGTCAGGTCCAAAGACGGAATCCACGCCAGGACAGGAACCGGCAGAAAGGCATCCCACACGCGGGGCAGCGCAGCGATGGCCTGATCCGGCGAGTCCGCCTCAAAGCGCGACACCACGACGCCGCGCACCGGGATTTTTCGCGTCTGAAGAGCTTCGAGCGTTAGTAGCGTATGGTTAATCGTACCCAGATCGGGGCGCGCGACGACCAGCGTGGGCAGATCCAGCGCGGCCATTACATCAATCAGTTCCAGAGACGGCGCCAGCGGGACCCGCACGCCGCCCGCCCCTTCCACCAGCGTGAGATCGAAGCGGGCGCGTAACGCAGCCACCCGCTCTAACACCGTCTCAAGACGGATTTCGTGGCGATCGTCGGCGACAAACGGCGCAACAGGCGGCGCAAACCGATAGCCGATACGGGTTTCGACCGGCTGTGCGAGCCAGCGGTTGATCGTGGCGGGATCCGTATCTGCATCCGACGCCGCGCCAGTTTGAAACGGCTTATAAACGCAAACGGAGCGCCCCTGCGACTGCGCAAAAGCAGCCAGAAGGGCGGTAACAAGCGTCTTACCGACATCCGTGCCAGTTCCGGTAATAAAGAGAGCGGACGCCACGCAAGCGACCTAGGAAACAGCCCCGACAAGCGCCTCGCCAGATGCGGCGCTCGTCGAAACGCGCGCGCCGGAGGAGAACCGCGGCATCAGGTCGGCGGAAGTCATCAATCCGGCAAGTCCCTGCTGCTGATAGAGCGACACCCCACGCAGCAAGAAGCCCAGCGCCGGGCCGCACACGTTATCGACCATCGTCGTTTCGTCGCCCAGCGTGAACTGATGGCTGCTGACAGCGCCGCCAGCCGTACGCCCGGTCACAGTCACCGTAGTGCTGACAGGCTTTTTGGCGTTTCGGGTGTCCACCAGGCCGCCCACCCGCACGCGATCGCGTGGGCAAACGCCCGCCAGCTCAAGGATGATGTCGTCGGCATGCTCCATGCCGTTGAGCTCGATGAGCCCTTGGCGGCGGTCCAGCTCCGCTTCAACGTCAGCATCGCTCATTGCGGCTACGCGCTCGGCGTTAAAGCCGTCCAGATGTATCAAGTCTTCTCGTACTGTGGCGCGATAAGCGTCCCAACAGGCGATACCGACCCCAAAGCGCACATCTACCGACAGCACTTCGGCGAAGGAATGGGCGGCCACCGCGGCCACCGTGGTCAGAAAGCCCGGCGTCGCGCCTGCGCCGGTGATATACAGCACCCCGCGCTCGCGCAGGCTTGGGCCCAGCGGCATCAGGCGCTCAACAGCCTGAGTTCGCTTAAGGGCGTCGACCATCACGCCACGAAAGGGCGTGTGATCGAGAATGGCTTGCAGCGTCTCGGCGAAAAACGAGACGGGCAGATTCGGAAGCGCCATAAAGATAGCGTCGATAGACTCTCCGTGCGCCTGTAAGAGATCCAGAATTGCGCGATCGCTTCCGACCGCCACAGCGCAAGGGGCTTGCGCGACTGTCGCCAGCGGTTGAATGGCCTCAACGGGAAGACCCTCTGGATCATAGCAGTAGCCGCGGCTATCGGCCATGGCCACCAGTTGAAAATCAGGCCGAAAGGGGACGAGACGGGCCATGCCCTTGCCCAGACCGCCGGCGCCTAAAATTGCGAGTCGAATCATCATCCACGCTCCTCTGCTACATGATACATGCCAAGGCCAGCCTAAACGAAACCGGCGAGGGCTTCAATGGCGGATTCATGCGCAGGAGGCAGAAAAGCTATCTTAATAAAGAACTCTTATCAGTTCTCTATTAATGAGGCTGAAACACCAAGAGGCCTTCTTGGGGATCAATGGTCAGGCGAAACTGCCGGATAAAACTCAGGCCCAGAAGCCCGCTGAAACTCGAACCAGGGCGAACGTCAATCACCGTGGCTTCAACGTTATGGGCTTCCACGCCATTGACGCTGATACGCTCGATCAACACCTTGCGGGCCTCGATTCGCCCGTTAGCCGTGGTGATCCGAACCGTCCCGAGGGGCTTGACGCTGTCGCCCAAGGCATCGGCCAGTTGCTGGGAAATCGACGTATAGGTCGCCCCTGTATCCACGATGAAATTGGCGCTGACGAGGTCGTTGAGCCGCGCCTCGACCATCAGGGCGTTCTGGTGAGGCTGCAGGGGGACCAGGACAGACTGGCGCGAAGACGTCATCACCGCCTGTTGCGCGGCCAGCACCGGCTCGCCCGCGCCTGGAGTCTGACGCTGACTGATGCCCAGCGCTTGAGCCCGCTGACGGGCGTACGCCACCACGCGATCCTCGTTGCCGTAGCGCGTCACGTAGTCGTAGTGCGCCAATGCTTCTGCGCCGCGATCGAGTTTGTCCAGCACGATGGCCAGATAGTAGCGGATATTCACGCTGCCCGCGTCGGCAGACTGGGCCTGGCGAAGAAACGGCAGCGCACGGGCATAGTCGCCCTGACGATAGGCCATCACCCCGCTACGGAAGGCGCTGACATCTTCTGAAGCCTCGACCTGCGCGTAGGTCGGCGCTGATAAGGCAAGCCATGCCACAAACGCAACGCCCAGCCATCTCGAACAGGGACGGGGAAGGGCGACCGTCGTCATGAGGCATCCTCGCAATCAGGGATCAGGCGCGTCATACGCCAATGAGTGTCCATCGACCGATCGCGGCGGATCTTTAGGACAATGGACCTCTCGCCAAAAGCAGCGCCATCGCCGCGATTGCGGGAATCTTCCGAAAGTTTTCATAAAATGCGCACAAAAATGGCGCCCGGGGTTTTTATGCAGGTGAGGGGAATTAGCGCCAAGTCAGTGGGTCTGGCGCCTCGGGCAGATAATATCAAGATGCAGGCGTTGCGCTTCCGGGCGAGCGATGCATCGAGAGAGTGGCTATGAGCGCATCGCGGCGGTGTCCGCGATCCAGCTTCGCTGTGAGGGGGATTCATCAGATGGGAAATCAGTACGCCGTAGGGATGCCGCAAATGGGAATCGATCCCATTATGGCCCAGGCGCTCGGGATGCAACAGGCCTTTGCCGGTGATGTTCGACAGTTTGAAGATCAGTTTCTGCGGCCCATGGGTCTGAATGGGTGGCAGGATCTTCAAAATCAAAGCGGCCGCCTGCCCGCCGCCACTGGAGACAGTTACACGCCTCGGGGAGGCCAGAGATCCGGCAGTGGCGGATCTAACGGCTCCATCATAGAACCTGTGGTGGGCTTAGCAACCTTCACAGGACTTAAGCCCGCTTTCGCCGGCGCTCACGACGCCTGGAAAGTGCGCAGCCAAGGGACGCAAGCTGCGGCAATCGCGTGGAAACAGGGCGCAGGAAACGCTTACAACTCTGCGAGTAATTTCTACAACCGCGCAGGTCAATACTTCCATTCCGCCGCCAATCAAGGGATGTTGGAAGAAGCGGCGGCCCAGCGGACATTATCCGCTTCTTATGCCCAAAAAGGCGAAACGGCTCTGGCGAATGCAGCCCAAAGCCGTGCTGAGCGTATGGAGCGAGTAGCCGCAGAGCATACCACCGCCGGGCGCGGCGCGTCTCGGATTCCTGTTGAAAGCGTAGCGACTCCTACGACCGGCGCTCCCGCGCCATCCGTTTCCACAGCAGCGCCAGCGACGCCAACGGTTTCTACGACGGCGCCATCAGCTCCTTCAGCAGCGTCCATCCAAAGCGCGGCGCAACATGAAGCCTCAAGTCTTATTAGGACAATGAAAACCGAGGATTTAGTTAAGTATTTAACGCCAGAACAACAAAATGCATACCGCCAGCTCGGGCCCGATGCTCAACGCGCCTTTCTCCACATGAATCGCGCAGAGCTGGAAACGGCGATCAAGGCCACTCAAACCGCAGGCAAGGCGGCAGAAGGCGCGGCGACTGCCACTAAAAATCTGCTACAACATTTAACGCCGCAAGAATTGGCGACGTACCATGCAAGAGGCTCTCTAGGCGGGCCTATGTATCTAAACGATCTAAGACCGGAACTGGAAGCCCGGTTCGCAGCGGCTCAAACGACGGCAGCGACTCCGGCGGGAGGCGCAAACGCTTCAAACGTACATGCCAGCCCCCCTGCGGGCGCAGCAGGCAAGGCGGCCGAAGCGGCGTCTGAATCGAAAGGGCTGTGGCAACGGGTTCAGTCGAAGGCTGGCAAAGCCTGGAATGCCATTAAAGCCGGGGGCAAGGTCGTTGCGCGCTCGCTGGGCAAAGTCCCGGGCGGCCGGATTATCGGACGCGCTCTGGCAGTCGCCGCAACAGCAGTGGGCGCAGCAGCCGGCAGCGGAGTCGTTGTAGGCGTATTGGGCGCTATTGCAACAGGAGTCGGCATTCTGATGGCAGGCCAACTCGTCTGGGATCTCGGCAAAGCCATCTTCGGCAGCGACGATAAAGCCTGATTAGCATTAACCTCCATACCCATACCTACCAACCTACCTACTACCTAACCTACCTACCGCGGCTCCGAAAGGGGCCGTTCTTTTTTGAGCGCGCGAGAAGCGCCCCCCTCCCCGGTGTCCGGGCGGCGGCGGCAAGAAAAGCGTCTCGCGCAATCGCGCGTTCGAGAGGGTGGTTTGAAGAGCGTGTCGGTCAGAGGAGTCTGACGCTCGTTGATGTTCTGGAGAGCGGGCCTCCTGAAGGCCGGGGGCGCGTGGGTTGCCATGCCACGGGTCCCCCGAAACAATCAGGAAGATGGCTGCGCGTAAAAGCCACAGAGAGAGCAGCGCCGGGCGCTTGCGTCATCGCGCATGATCGGAAAGCGAGACCCCGCGCAGCCGAATCCCTCGCACGCGGGGTTGCGCACGGAAGGCCAACAGGCTGGGTCTGAGTCAACGTCTAGACGGGCCGCGATTTGGCGCGGCTGTATCGCATTTACGATTCATGGCTGATCATGAATCATGCATTTAAAAAACCATAGAGATCAATATTTACGATTTTTCAGAACCCTCTCAGAGAGCGGCTTTCAGGGGCGCTGGAATCGCTTTATATTTCTTAATATCCACAGGGCGGATCCGGCCTAAAGCGCGTCCCGGCGCACGCTGGGCGGCGGCGTAAACTTGTCACGGAAAGAGGGCGGCAGTTCGCGGTAATAACGCGCCAATGCATCGTGGTAGGTGTGGAATTTGAGATAACACAACGCGATATAAGAGGCAAAGAGCGTTGCTTCCATAGCAAAGACCAGTGGCAGATTCATTTTGAGGGTAAGAATATCCTGCATATTATACGCATAGAGCAACAGCGCGATTTGCGACACGAATAAGCCTACAAATAGCGCATAAGCAGGATACAACAGGTACACTTGCGGCGACTGGAAGGCCAGACGGCGACAGCGGTCGAAAATGGCGCGCGCCGACAAATCGGGCTCCGTCATGGCGATCACGTCGCCAAACAGAGTGGTAATCGCCAGCCACACGGCGCGGCCGATTGCGTAGGCGGTCAGGACAGACAGCAACATCATGACAAACAGAAAGGCGATCATCATCGTCGGCAGGCTGAGCGGGGTAGAATCGGCAAACTGGTTAAAGAGGACCATCTCAACCCCGGCGACAGCCATGGTCAGCAGAATCATCGCCAAGGGCGGGCCAAGCACGGCGACCAGCCGATAGAGGGTCCACGCAAGGGTCGTGAGCATCGATTGCTGCGCATCGGGCTGATAATCGACATGCAGGACATCCGGGCGCGGAAAACGCCGCGACCATGCCTGATAATACGATTGACGAATGCGCAGGGCGAGCTGAAAAAAGCCAAAAAATGCCAGGACGCAAAAGACGATCAGCTTGAGGTAGAAGTGAAACGGTAAGACCGTACGAACGGCGTCAGACTCGGGCATCGACGCCGACTTGAAGGCTTCCATCAGGGGGACGAACAGGCTTTCGGCCGACAACAGGATGACCGGCGCGATCAGCAGCAGCAGGGCAATCAACAGCAAGGCGCGCGGCGGGGCGAGCGCTTCCAGCCATCCGCTGGCGTCTGGAGAAAACGGCGCGACAGGCGCATATCCCGCGCCCGACGACGGGGCGGCGCCGGGGAATCGGCGATGGACAGGAGGAACGTTCATACCCACGGGCGGCGAATCCTGAACCAGGGGCGCTTATTTCCCCTCAGGCGCGCCAGCGGCGGCGGTCGCAGGGGGATCCGACTTCTCGGATTTTTCGGGCTTCTCAGCCGTTTCGTCGGTGGCGGGCGGCTCTGCCGAGGCGGATTTCTCAAAGACGATTTTCTTGTCTTCAAGCGTCGCGCGCACGGTGTCGCCTTCCTTGAAGTGGCCCATGAGCAATTGATCGGTCAGCTCGTCTTCAATGCGGCGCTGAATCACCCGACGCAGTGGACGAGCGCCGTATGAGGGGCTGTAGCCTTCCTTGGAGAGGGCGTCTTTCACCTCATCGGTGAGAATCAGCGTCATGCCTTGCTGCGACATGCGCTTGGTGACGTCGGCCAGCATGATATCCACAATGCGGCGAATTTCTTCGCGCGTAAGCTGGTGGAA
Coding sequences:
- a CDS encoding dTMP kinase, with the translated sequence MTSGLFITFEGVDGCGKSTQLAHCDAWLRAEGHDVLLTRNPGGTALGTEIRRILLHHPGYVSPTAELLLYIADRAQHMDECVAPALQAGRIILCDRYHDSTLAYQGFGRGLDISEITQLNALATHGRAPDLTFLFDGPPEALRQRVANRGAADRLESEQLAFYERVAQGFRTLAAQEPQRFVTLDARESIETLQAAVAEAVRRRLPIQATRAKVSDESPA
- the bioD gene encoding dethiobiotin synthase codes for the protein MASALFITGTGTDVGKTLVTALLAAFAQSQGRSVCVYKPFQTGAASDADTDPATINRWLAQPVETRIGYRFAPPVAPFVADDRHEIRLETVLERVAALRARFDLTLVEGAGGVRVPLAPSLELIDVMAALDLPTLVVARPDLGTINHTLLTLEALQTRKIPVRGVVVSRFEADSPDQAIAALPRVWDAFLPVPVLAWIPSLDLTPGALTGEHPAVRAMAACF
- a CDS encoding TIGR02281 family clan AA aspartic protease encodes the protein MTTVALPRPCSRWLGVAFVAWLALSAPTYAQVEASEDVSAFRSGVMAYRQGDYARALPFLRQAQSADAGSVNIRYYLAIVLDKLDRGAEALAHYDYVTRYGNEDRVVAYARQRAQALGISQRQTPGAGEPVLAAQQAVMTSSRQSVLVPLQPHQNALMVEARLNDLVSANFIVDTGATYTSISQQLADALGDSVKPLGTVRITTANGRIEARKVLIERISVNGVEAHNVEATVIDVRPGSSFSGLLGLSFIRQFRLTIDPQEGLLVFQPH